Proteins encoded by one window of Mustela erminea isolate mMusErm1 chromosome 5, mMusErm1.Pri, whole genome shotgun sequence:
- the EIF2B2 gene encoding translation initiation factor eIF-2B subunit beta isoform X1 has product MPGAAVRGSELYESIESFVEALKRDGGRRSSEDMARETLGLLRRIITDHRWSNAGELMELIRREGRRMTAAQPSETTVGNMVRRVLRIIREEYGRLHGRSDESDQQESLHKLLTSEGLSEDFSSPYAQLQSNIIEAINELLVELEGTTENIAAQALEHIHSNEVIMTIGFSRTVEAFLKEAARKRKFHVIVAECAPFCQGHEMAVNLSKAGIETTVMTDAAIFAVMSRVNKVIIGTKTILANGALRAVTGTHTLALAAKHHSTPLIVCAPMFKLSPQFPNEEDSFHKFVAPEEVLPFTEGDILEKVSVHCPVFDYVPPELITLFISNIGGNAPSYIYRLMSELYHPDDHVL; this is encoded by the exons ATGCCGGGAGCCGCGGTTAGGGGCTCTGAGTTGTACGAGAGCATCGAGAGCTTCGTGGAGGCCCTGAAGCGGGACGGCGGGAGGCGCAGCTCCGAGGACATGGCTCGGGAGACCCTGGGGCTGCTGCGCCGGATCATCACGGACCACCGGTGGAGCAACGCAG GGGAGCTGATGGAACTGATCCGCCGAGAAGGCCGGAGGATGACGGCTGCGCAGCCCTCAGAGACCACGGTGGGCAACATGGTGCGGAGGGTGCTCAGGATCATCCGGGAGGAGTATGGCAG ACTCCATGGACGCAGCGATGAGAGCGATCAGCAGGAGTCCTTGCACAAACTCTTGACATCCGAAGGCCTGAGCGAGGATTTCAGCTCCCCTTATGCCCAACTCCAGTCCAACATCATTGAGGCAATTAATGAGCTTCTTGTGGAACTCG AAGGGACTACAGAGAATATTGCCGCCCAGGCTCTGGAGCACATCCACTCCAATGAGGTGATCATGACCATTGGCTTCTCCCGGACAGTAGAAGCCTTCCTCAAAGAGGCTGCCCGGAAGAGGAAATTCCATGTCATTGTGGCAGAATGTGCTCCTTTCTGTCAG GGTCATGAAATGGCAGTCAATTTGTCCAAAGCAGGTATCGAGACAACTGTCATGACTGATGCTGCAATTTTTGCTGTTATGTCAAGAGTCAACAAG GTGATCATTGGCACAAAGACAATCCTGGCCAACGGTGCCCTGAGAGCTGTGACAGGAACTCACACTCTAGCACTGGCAGCAAAACACCATTCCACCCCACTCATCGTGTGTGCTCCCATGTTCAAGCTTTCTCCACAG tTCCCTAATGAAGAAGATTCCTTTCATAAGTTTGTGGCTCCTGAAGAAGTCCTGCCTTTCACAGAAG GGGACATTCTGGAGAAGGTCAGCGTTCACTGCCCTGTGTTTGACTACGTTCCCCCAGAGCTCATTACCCTCTTTATCTCCaacattggtgggaatgcacctTCCTACATCTATCGCCTGATGAGTGAACTCTACCATCCTGATGATCATGTTCTATGA
- the EIF2B2 gene encoding translation initiation factor eIF-2B subunit beta isoform X2, which produces MPGAAVRGSELYESIESFVEALKRDGGRRSSEDMARETLGLLRRIITDHRWSNAGELMELIRREGRRMTAAQPSETTVGNMVRRVLRIIREEYGRLHGRSDESDQQESLHKLLTSEGLSEDFSSPYAQLQSNIIEAINELLVELEGTTENIAAQALEHIHSNEVIMTIGFSRTVEAFLKEAARKRKFHVIVAECAPFCQGHEMAVNLSKAGIETTVMTDAAIFAVMSRVNKVIIGTKTILANGALRAVTGTHTLALAAKHHSTPLIVCAPMFKLSPQFPNEEDSFHKFVAPEEVLPFTEGKI; this is translated from the exons ATGCCGGGAGCCGCGGTTAGGGGCTCTGAGTTGTACGAGAGCATCGAGAGCTTCGTGGAGGCCCTGAAGCGGGACGGCGGGAGGCGCAGCTCCGAGGACATGGCTCGGGAGACCCTGGGGCTGCTGCGCCGGATCATCACGGACCACCGGTGGAGCAACGCAG GGGAGCTGATGGAACTGATCCGCCGAGAAGGCCGGAGGATGACGGCTGCGCAGCCCTCAGAGACCACGGTGGGCAACATGGTGCGGAGGGTGCTCAGGATCATCCGGGAGGAGTATGGCAG ACTCCATGGACGCAGCGATGAGAGCGATCAGCAGGAGTCCTTGCACAAACTCTTGACATCCGAAGGCCTGAGCGAGGATTTCAGCTCCCCTTATGCCCAACTCCAGTCCAACATCATTGAGGCAATTAATGAGCTTCTTGTGGAACTCG AAGGGACTACAGAGAATATTGCCGCCCAGGCTCTGGAGCACATCCACTCCAATGAGGTGATCATGACCATTGGCTTCTCCCGGACAGTAGAAGCCTTCCTCAAAGAGGCTGCCCGGAAGAGGAAATTCCATGTCATTGTGGCAGAATGTGCTCCTTTCTGTCAG GGTCATGAAATGGCAGTCAATTTGTCCAAAGCAGGTATCGAGACAACTGTCATGACTGATGCTGCAATTTTTGCTGTTATGTCAAGAGTCAACAAG GTGATCATTGGCACAAAGACAATCCTGGCCAACGGTGCCCTGAGAGCTGTGACAGGAACTCACACTCTAGCACTGGCAGCAAAACACCATTCCACCCCACTCATCGTGTGTGCTCCCATGTTCAAGCTTTCTCCACAG tTCCCTAATGAAGAAGATTCCTTTCATAAGTTTGTGGCTCCTGAAGAAGTCCTGCCTTTCACAGAAG